ATGGAAAATATTTACAACGCGTTATCATTAGCAGGATTGCAAAATCAAATCAAGGTCTCAACATCGACATATTCAGGGCTCTTAACCAACACCTACCCACCTAGAGATAGCATTTTTCGCGAAGAATATAAAAGTTTCATTAATCCTATAATTGGATTTCTAGCACGACATAATCTTCCGCTCTTAGCCAATATTTACCCTTATTTTGCCCATATTGATAACACTGACGCCGTTCCTCTTTCTTATGCACTTTTCAATCAACAAAGGAGAAATGATGCAGGATATCAAAATCTTTTCGATGCCCTTGTGGATTCAATGTATTTTGCTACGGAGAAACTTGGAGgacaaaatattgaaattattgTATCGGAAAGTGGTTGGCCTTCTCAGGGACACCCTGCAGCAACTTTGAAAAATGCGAGGACTTATTATACGAATTTGATTAATCATGTGAAAAGAGGGGCTGGAACACCAAAGAAACCTGGAAGGACCAT
This genomic window from Solanum stenotomum isolate F172 unplaced genomic scaffold, ASM1918654v1 scaffold3313, whole genome shotgun sequence contains:
- the LOC125852242 gene encoding glucan endo-1,3-beta-glucosidase A-like, producing MENIYNALSLAGLQNQIKVSTSTYSGLLTNTYPPRDSIFREEYKSFINPIIGFLARHNLPLLANIYPYFAHIDNTDAVPLSYALFNQQRRNDAGYQNLFDALVDSMYFATEKLGGQNIEIIVSESGWPSQGHPAATLKNARTYYTNLINHVKRGAGTPKKPGRTIETYLFAMFDENEKKGDASEKHFGLFNPDQRPKYQLNFN